The DNA segment CGATAAGCACATCAATTGTTTGGGTCGATCCAGACATTTTGTCGCTCCTTGTTTGCAATGGCACACAGACCGCGCCCTCATAGTGTGTCCGGCCACCCGGTCCCTGGGTGCGGTCTGGGAGGAGAGTAGTTGAGCGATGCGTATCGTCAAGGTCCGATGAATTCCGTTACGCAGTCAAAAGCCGATAGGAAGAATCAGTTCGGACTGATCATTGCGAACGTTGCCGACGGCCTTGTCCACCTTGAACCATTCGAAAGCCTCGGATGGCTCGCCCTCATGCAGCACCATCTGTTCGGCGCGTTCTTTCGGCGTGGCCGGGTCGAGCCATTCCCGCGCGAGCTCTGGCGGGAGAACGACTGGCCGCCGATCGTGGACATCGACCAGGCCGCCAGCGCTATCAGCAGTGATGATCACAAAGCCGTCGTGCTCGCCGGGTTCGTGCTCCTCGTTGGGGTATTGGCCGATCGCAGCGCAGAGTATTGGGGATTGGTCGCGGTGCCTGATCAGGTAGGGCTGCTTCTTTGGCCCGCCTTCGTCGACCCACTCGAACCAGTTGTTGATCGCAATGATCGCCCGGTGCGGCCAGATCGCGCGGAAGAAAGGTCCGTGGGCGACTTTCTCGACGCGGGCATTGATCGGCGCCGCGCGGTCTTTTGCCCAGTGCGGTCGCCATCCCCAGCGGACCATGTCCGCGTGCAGGAACTGGCCCTCCTGGTGGAAGAGGGCAAGTTGAGTGGTCGGCGCGGCGTTGTACCGCTCAAAGGGCTGTTCGCCGGTAGAGTTGATGAGCGCGTTTGGCATGCTCAGTGCCGCCACAAAGTCGTGAATGCCGGTGTACTGGGAAAGTCGTCCGCACATTGCCATAGCCTCGCTGGATCTGGTTCAGCGTAGACCCACCAGCGCTGGCTTCGTCACAAACCTTTTTCAGCGCAATATTCGCAATGACCCGCCAACTCCTCCCGATCTCGAGCATCCCTGAGCAGGCGCTGGTTTTCATTGAATAGATGGTTTCTGTTGTGCTCGACGTCAGCGAATCTGCGCTTTTCGCTTAGCAAATCCCCCTCAGCATATTGAAGCTTTGCCTTCAGAAAGTTCCGCTCCTGTATGAGCGCGTCATTGTCCTGGATCAGTCCCTGAATATTTTCCAGTGCCCGCTGCAGCTTGAGAGTGAGCGCTTCGAATTCGTTTTCGTACATCCTGAGCTGGTGTCGGCAGGTTTCGAGCGGTGTAGGGGTGCCAAGCCAATCGTCGGTGTCTTCTATATAGAGGGGGTCCACGGGAATGCCTTGCTTATTACTGGTTGCATATACAGTAATCGAGCCGATGCGGACGGGCGAGGTTGAGCCGACGAGCTGTCAGTCCGGCGTCATCATCACCGCCAGGGTCATCTTGATGAACTCTTCGTTCCTATCGATCGCCGAGAGCGAGCCGCGGACGTTGTCCGAGACTTCGGTCGCACCGAGTTTTTCGGCCCACAAGGTAAGCTCCATGATGGCGGCTTCGAGCGCGAGTTGGTTTTCGTTGATTTTGTAAAGCAGGGAAGGGAGCAGGTCAAAATTATGCATTGGGAGTCCTCCATGGAAGAACCCAGAGTAGCAGGTGAAGCAAATTTCTGATCGAAAGGGATGAGGCGGGCCGAGCACTATGAGAACAGCCAGCCCCATCGCAAAAATTTACTTGCCTTTAGGTGGTGCGTTACCGCGGCCGTCTCCCGAGGGCTTCCCTGTTTTGCTTGGCAGATTTGCTACCGGTGGGGCTTTCGAGCCACCCGATTTACTTGCAGGTGTTGAACCACTTTTGCCGCCGCTTGATTTCGACATCGCCATCTCCTTGTTACGCGAGGGAGGGATTGCCGGGTAAACAGTAGTAGATTTTTAGGTGGATGCGAATTTAGTTCGGCAGAACGCCGGAGAAGGGGGTAAATCGGTAAAGTTATGGAACGCGTCCCTAAAAGTTATGGAACGCATCTTTCAAGGAGAAAATTTTTGAGCCTGCCAGAAACAACAAAGCCCTGAATAATCAGGGCTTGTCGTACATAAGATGGCGGAGGCGATGGGATTCGAACTCATGGACCTGTTACAGTCGACGGTTTTCAAGACCGTTGCCTTAAACCACTCGGCCACACCTCCGTTGCGTTGCGGGCGCCATAATACCTGAATGAAACACACTGTCAAACTCTCTGCATGGCTTGTTACAGAGCGTCTGTTATGATCTTTGCGACTGAACGTTTCAAACCAACAGGAGTGTCGCCATGCGCGAACAGGATTACGCAGTTAATAACAGCGTGCAGGCTGAGCAGCTAGAGGTTAGCCGCGTCCTGCGCAACACTTACGGCCTACTGGCGCTCACCCTCGCATTCAGCGGCGTGATGGCTTTTGTCGCGCAGCAGATGCGAGTCGGCTACCCGAATATCTTCGTGGTGCTGATCGGCTTCTACGGGCTGTTCTTCCTCACCAACAAACTCCGTGACTCCGCGTGGGGCCTGGTATCTGCCTTCGCGTTGACCGGTTTCATGGGTTTCCTGCTCGGCCCGATCCTCAACCGTTACCTGGGCATGCAGGGCGGCGCTGAAGTGGTCAGCTCGGCGTTCGCGATGACCGCGCTGGTGTTCGGTGGTCTGTCGGCCTACGTGCTGATCACCCGCAAGGACATGAGCTTCCTCGGTGGTTTCATCACTGCCGGTTTCTTCGTGTTGCTGGGCGCCACGCTGGCGAGCTTCTTCTTCCAGATCAGCGGCCTGCAACTGGCGATCAGCGCAGGTTTCGTGCTGTTCTCGTCGGTGTGCATCCTGTTCCAGACCAGCGCCATCATCCACGGCGGCGAGCGCAACTACATCATGGCGACCATCAGCCTGTATGTATCGATCTACAACCTGTTCGTCAGCCTGCTGCAACTGTTCGGCATCATGAGCCGCGACGACTGATAGCAATGAGGTAATAACAAAAAACCCGCTTCGGCGGGTTTTTTGTTGTCTGCGGGAAAGTGCCGGCTCAGTTGATGACGATGCTGCCATCCACTTGCTGGCGATAGATCGTGTAGGGCAGCAGCAGGGTATCGAGCGCGCCGGAGACGACGGCGTCCACCAGTACCACCGGAATGGCCGCGTTGCGGTGCTCATCAGGGTCAATGCCTGAAGCCAGGGGAGCGTTCAGCGTGCAGAAGTCATAGGCGAGGCCGCTGTAGATTCTCGGCACCGCGCCGCAGTAACTCTTTTGTTCCTTCAGCCCGTCAACGGCAGCCTGATCGTTACGTGCCACCGTCTGAATCGTGCCGCAACCGCCAAGCAGCATGGCTGCCAGCAGCGTTGCCTGAATTTTCATAGCGCCAATCCTTAGCCGCGAAAAATCACAATCTACGCCAGATAATGGCAGAAAACATCTAGGCCATCGGCGGCAATCGGCGCTTGACAGGGGTTTTCTTGACAATCGCCGTGTTGGTTTCCGCCAGGGTATTGAGCCGGTCGAGCAGGGTGTCGAGCTGTTCCATCGAACGCACATGCAGGCGCGCGATAAAGCAGTCTTCGCCGGTCACCTTGTCGCACTCGGTGAATTCAGGGATCGACAGAATCTGCCGCTCCACCTCCTGCAACTGCCCCGGCAATGGCCGCACCCGGACGATCGCCTGCAATTGATAGCCAAAGTGCTTCGGGTCGATCTCGACGGTGTAGCCCTTGAGTACGCCGCGTTCTTCGAGGCGGCGCAAGCGCTCGGCGACGCTGGGCGAGGACAATCCGCTGATCTGCGCCAACGCCTTGAGCGAGCGGCGCGAGTCTTCCATCAAGGCAGCGATAAGGATCTGATCAATGTCATCGGTCATGGGCCAACTCCGCTATCAGGCCATTTCGATGAATGACCCTCGATAAAAAAGGCAGATTCGCAGTTTAGCCTGTCTTTTGCGCTGGAGCCGCGCCCGGCGTGCTTGGCATACTTTTGCCATGCTTTCGCCAACCCTTCGGGAGAATGAACATGGACATAACCCTGCGTCGCGGCTCGCTGGAAATGACCGCCGCCATGCTGATATCCGGCACCATCGGCTGGTTTGTATTGGTGTCCGGGCAACCGGTACTCGACGTGGTGTTCTGGCGTTGCGTGTTCGGCGCCGGCACTTTGCTGTTGATCTGTGCAGCGTTCGGTTTTCTGCGTCCGGGCATTCTGACCCGCGGCACCTTTTTGCTCGCCGTGCTCAGTGGTGTGGCGATCGTCGGCAACTGGGTGCTTTTGTTTGCTTCGTATTCTCGCGCGTCGATTGCCATCGGCACTGCGGTCTATAACGTGCAGCCGTTCATGCTGGTGGGACTGGCGGCGTTGTTTCTCGGCGAAAAGATCACCGTGCAAAAGCTGTTCTGGCTGGCGGTTTCGTTCATGGGCATGCTGGCGATCGTCAGTGCCCACGGCACCCAAGGCGAGAGTGGCAGTGACTATCTGCTGGGCATCGTGTTGGCCTTGGGCGCGGCGTTGCTGTATGCGATTGCTGCACTGATCATCAAGCGCCTGACCGGCACGCCGCCGCATCTGATTGCGTTGATTCAGGTCTGCACCGGGGTTCTGCTGCTGGCGCCGTTCGCGCATTTCAGCGCGTTGCCGCAAGCGCCCAGCGCCTGGGCCAGTCTGGTGACGTTGGGCATCGTCCATACTGGTTTGATGTATGTGCTGCTGTACGACGCGATTCAGAAGTTGCCGACGGCATTGACCGGTGCACTGTCGTTCATCTACCCGATCGCGGCGATCTTCGTTGATTGGTTTGCCTTTGGCCATCGCCTGGAAATCCTGCAATGGGTCGGCGTCGCCGCGATTCTGCTCGCCGCCGCCGGCATGCAACAAGGCTGGGGTTTCAAGGCGCGGCGACTGGCCGCGCAGTGAGGCTCAAATGTTCCAGCGCGGGGCGGATTTCGCCAGGCGCTGGCGCATCTCGCCGATGTTGGCCGCCAGTTGCCGGGTCAACAAGCGGTAACCGTCCAGTGCGCTGTAGACCGGCGCATCGAGGTTGGACTCCGGCAACTCCAGCGGCCTGTCGAGGCGACTCGTCGCGCCGCTTTTCAAGGCGCGGGCCATGCCGATCAGTTGCACGCGAATCTGCCGATGCTCGGCCTTCAGCGCCGATTGCAAATGCGCCATGGCTTCTCGGTCGTTGGCATCCGGGCGGGTATTGCCGAGGATTTCCAACGTACTGATACACATGCGCAGGTTGCGCTGGATCGCATCGAGTTCGGTCATGGAAATCTTCACTTCCTTGGACACCGACGGCATCAGCGAGCGCAACTGCACCATCACCGCGCCGAGGCGACTCATCAAACGCAGATGCTCGTCGGCGGCTACCGGTTGTCCGCTGATGATCCGTCCATACACCGTGGCGCAGTCGCGCAGGGCATCGGCGAGGTTGTAGCGCCACGAATACACCGCGTACAGCGGCAGGGCGAACGAAAATGCCAAAGCGAGGGCGATACCGATGAGGATATCGACACCGCGCCACAAGCCATCGCTGATCGGATTGTCGCCATGCCCGGCGACGATGAACACGGTGATCGCCGAGAGCAGGGCGGTGTAACCGCCCTTGCCGATGGCGTGATAGGAGAAGAATCCGCAGACCACCGCCATCGCAAAATAGGTCAGCCATGGCATCCCCAGCCACGCGTGCTGCGCCACCAGCGCCAGCCCGACCGCGGCGCCGATCAGCGTGCCGGTGGCGCGCTCCGCGGCTTTTTTGCCGATGTTGCCATGGTGCTGCAAGCCGCCGATTACGACCAGCATGGTCACTGAGGCCCATTCACCGTGGGGCAGGTTGATGCCGGTGGTCAGCAGGATCGTTGCCAGCAACCCGAGGGCCACGCGCACTGCGTGGATCAGTCGGGCGTGGCGGTAACGGCGATACGGGTCCAGCAAGGGGCGCAAGACCCGCCGCAGCAAGGGCGGAAGTCGATGGGTGCTGTAAGTACTCAGTGCAAGCCTCTCGTCATCTCGGTTCAGATCAGTGGAACGGAAAAATGTAATTCATCCATGCTGCCATACGCAGGAGGATTTTGCGCATCGCACCGATATGGTGGAAGTGCTGACTGTACAACGCGGCCTGCCCGTAAGCGCCGCCGGGCATCAGTTTGCTGTACCGGGCGAAGGCCGGATCGGTGATTTCAATGATCACCGGCACCCGCCCGGCCGGCGGTGAGCCGGTGTAGCCGATCAGCGTGCCGGACGGTTGCACCTGACCCTCGGCAATCACGCCGATGACATTTTTCACCCGCCCGGCGAAGACTTTGCCGGGAATACCGTCGAAAGCCACTTCCGCCTCGTCGCCAACGGTCAGGCGCAGCAGGCTGTTCTGGCGCATCCACGCGGCAAAGTATTGGCCTTCCTCGGGAATGAACACCATCGAGGGGCGCAACGGCAACTTGCTCGCCATCATCCCCGGCCGCAACGAAACATGGGTGACAAAGCCTTTGCTTGGCGCGCGGACGATGGTGTTGTCCAGTTCGAATTGCGCGTTATCCAGTTGCGCCTGCAAGTCATCGGTGCGAGCAATGGCGGCGTCCAGTTCACGCTGGGTGCCGAAGCTGCGTCGGATCAGTTCGGTGATGCGATAGCGATCTCCCTTGGCGGCGACCAATTGCGCTTTCAGCGATTTCACCCGGTTTGCAAACGGCGTGGGGTCGATGCGAAACAGCACATCGCCTTTTTCCAGCGGTTCGTTACCCTTTACTGGCACGTCGATCACTTGGCCGCTGACGACTGGAATCACCGGCACCGAAACGAAGTAAGTGCGCGCCACCTCGGAGTAGGGGTGGTTGTAGTTCATGGTAAAGATCAATGCGCCGATCAGCAGGATGCCGCCGAGCACGGCCGTGGGCACAGTCCATTTGTTCAGCGGGATACGGAAAATCTTGAACAGGGCGACGCAGAACGCGGCGTACGTGAGGATCAGTAACAGGTCCATGAGGCTCAGCCCTCCCGGTTGTGCGGGGCGGGCGTGGCAGTGGCGGTCATTGCTTCGAGTCGCTCAAGGCGACTTTGCAGTTCGATCACCTGTTGTTCCAGGCGAACCACATGGTTTTGCACGGATTGGCCGTCACCAAAACCCCAGCCGCGATCTTCGCGATAGGCCATCGCCCAGATCCACAAAAACGGCCAGAGCGCATGCAGCGTGAACAGACTGACCCAGCCCGTGGCATGGATCGCATCCTGATGCGGGTGATTGCGGTGCACGGCAATTTCATAGGGAATGTCGTGCAGGACGATGATCCCGTAGAACAGCACGAGCCCAACGAACACCAACACGCCTAACGCGAAGTAATCGAGCATGATCCGGTTCCCGGCATCCAGCACAGTGCTGGCATCAGTGTAGACACTGATGGGCCGGGCGCTTGTCGACTTTGGCTCAGGCGCCGATGAGGTGGATCAGAAGATGTAATCAGTGGTCAGGAAACTCGAATCACGCCCGCGAATGATTTCGCTGATCAGATCCTTGTTGCTCTCCTGGAACTTGGTCGCCACCAGTGTACGGATCGAAAACACCCGCAACGCATCGTGCACCGACAGCGTACCTTCGGCGGAATTCTTGCGGCCGTTGAACGGGTAGGTGTCCGGGCCGCGCTGGCACTGGGCGTTGAGGTTGATCCGCCCGACCTGGTTGGCAAACGTATCGACCAGCCGACCGACCGCCACCGGGTTGGTGCCGAAGATGCTCAACTGCTGGCCAAAGTCCGATTCCAGTACATAGTCGATCACGGTATCGAGGTGACGATACGGCACGATCGGCACCACCGGGCCGAACTGCTCTTCCTGATAGACGCGCATCTGCGGGTTAACCGGGTACAGCACCGCCGGGTAGAAGAACGACGCGCGGGCTTCACCGCCATGCGGGTTGACCACTTCGGCGCCCTTGCTGCGCGCATCGGCAACCAGCCCGTGCAGGTAATCGACCTTGCCCGACTCCGGCAGCGGCGTGAGCGCAACGCCGCTGTCCCACGGCATGCCCGGTTTCAGGGTGGCGAGTCTGGCGTTGAATTTTTCGATGAAGCTGTCGACCACGTCTTCGTGGACGAAGAGAATTTTCAGCGCGGTGCAGCGCTGGCCGTTGAACGATAGCGAGCCGGTGAGCGCTTCGCTGACGGCGTTATCGAGATCGACTTCCGGCAGGACGATCCCCGGGTTTTTCGCATCCAGACCCAGCGCAGCACGCAAGCGGTGCGGCTTGGGATGCAGTTTTTTCAGGTCGCTGGCGGCTTTGTTGGTGCCGATGAAGGCAAAGATGTCGATCTTGCCGCTGGCCATCAGCGCACTCACGGTTTCGCGGCCGCTGCCGTAGATCACGTTGATCACGCCGGTGGGGAAGCTGTCGCGGAAGGCTTCGAGCAACGGGCGGATCAACAGCACGCCGAGCTTGGCCGGTTTGAACACCACGGTGTTGCCCATGATCAGCGCCGGAATCAGCGTGGTGAACGTCTCGTTCAACGGATAGTTATAAGGGCCCATGCACAACGCGACGCCGAGCGGCACGCGGCGGATCTGGCCGAGGGTGTCCTGTTCCAGCTCGAAACGGCTGGAGCGGCGGTCGAGTTCCTTGAGCGCATTGATGGTGTCGACGATGTAATCGCAGGTTCGGTCGAATTCCTTTTCCGAATCCTTGAGATTCTTGCCGATTTCCCACATCAGCAGTTTCACCACGGCTTCGCGTTGCTCACGCATGCGCCGCAGGAATGCTTCGACATGCTGGATGCGCTCGGCCACGCGCATGGTTGGCCACAGACCCTGACCACGGTCGTAGGCGCGAACGGCGGCGTCGAGGGCGGTGAGGGCGGTTTCAGCGTCGAGCAGTGGCGTGCTGCCAAGGATCACTTGTTCGTCGCCGTTGGCGCCTTGCAGATAGACCGGGCTGCGCACTTGCGCGAGCGGGCCGTCCCAGCGGCGCAATTCACCGTCGACGAGGTATTCGCGCTGCTCGACCTGAGCGTCGAGACGGTATTTTTCCGGGATGTCGCTGACAGAAGGGAACAGATTGTCAAGGATGTTTGCTGTGGTCATGTCGCTACCCCGTGATGAAATCAATGTGCAGGTTAAAACCGATACCTGTGGGAGCGAGCCTGCTCGCGAAAGCGATTTTTCAGTCGGATCATCAGGGACTGACACACCGCTTTCGCGAGCAGGCTCGCTCCCACATTGGGATGTGGGGAGGTCTTGGAATTGTCGTTCCAAGCCTAGACCTGTTTCGCCCTGCTTGTGAACCCCGGCTGGCCCCGTTTGCCCCCTTCATTGTCCGGCAATGCCCTCAGCCCTCTGTCACCGCTGGCTTAAGGTGGACACCTAACAACAAGCGCCACCCCAACGCGAGGCTTTTCATGCGGGCGATCCGACTCTGTTTATGGCTGGCAATGGCCACGGCGCTGTACGGTTGCGGCGAAGAACCCAAGCCGCAGCCCACCCACCGCAACATCACGCCCGCCGACCCGGCGCTGGCGCAGATCTACGCCAACAGTTGCCAGCTCTGCCACGCCAACCCGGCGGCCAATGCGCCGCTTACCGGTGATCGTCAGGCCTGGGAGCCGCGTATTCGCCAAGGCACCGACACGCTGCTCGACCACACCATCAATGGCTACAACGCCATGCCGCCGATGGGCCAGTGTGTCGAGTGCTCGGAAGAACAATTCCTGCAACTGATCGGCTTCATGGCCGATCAGCCGCTGCCGCAATAAGGTGCCCGCCATGACCCTGGATCTGACGCGCCGGCAACTGCTGCAACGGGCGAGCATCGTCGGTGCGTTCAGCGCACTGGCGAGCCACCCGGCGCTGGGCCAGTTGCTGCGCGCGCCACGCCTGATTCCCTGGCGCAACTGGTCAGGCGCGCAGAGTTGCCTGCCGGCGGCGCGGCTGGCGCCGAAGAATCTTGATGAGCTGACAAGCGCCATTCAGCAGGCACCCGGCAGGATTCGCCCGGTCGGCTCGGCGCATTCGTTCAGTGCGCTGGTACCCACCGACGGCACGCTGTTGTCGCTGAGTTATTTCAGCGGCTTGCTCGACCACGACGGGAAAACCCTGCAAGCCGAGTTTGGTGCCGGCACGCCCATGTCGCGCATGGGCGTGCCGCTGAGAGACATCGGCCAGGCGTTGCCCAACATGGCCGATATCGATTACCAGACCCTCGCTGGCGCCATCGCCACCTCGACTCACGGCACCGGGAAAACCTTTCAGTCCTGTTCGGCACAGGTCTGCGCCATGCAACTGGTCACGGCCCGTGGCGAGGTGCTGGACTGCGACCGTCAGCGCCATCCTGAGGTGTTCAACGCGGCGCGGGTCTCGCTCGGCGCGCTCGGTGTGGCGACGAGGATTCGCCTGCAAAACCGCCCGGCCTATCGCCTGCGCGAACATCAGTGGATCGCCAGAACCGAAGAACTGCTCGAAGACCTTGACAAGAACACTCGCGAAAACCAGCACTGGGAAATGCTCGTCGTCACCCATTCCGACTACGCCCTGTCTATTGCCCTCAACGAAACCAACGACCCGCCCACGCCACCGATCAGCCCGGAAGAAGAGGGCGGCAATGAGTTCGTCAACCTGATCGAGAAACTCGACAAGTACGCCAGCGACTTCCCCGACCTGCGCCGCACGCTGCTCAACAGCCTGCGCCATCTGGCGAGTTTCGAGGATCGTGTCGGCGATTCGTTCGATATCTACGCCAACGTGCGCACGGTGCGTTTCAACGAAATGGAGTACTCGGTGCCCGCCGAACACGGCCCGGCCTGCCTGCGCGAAATTCTCAAGCTGATCGAGGACAAGGACCTGCGCACCTGGTTTCCCATCGAGTACCGCTACGTCAAGGCTGACGACATTGCATTGAGCATGTTCGAGGGCCGCGACAGCTGCTCGATCTCGGTTCATCAGCATTATCAGATGGATCATCACAACTTCTTCGCGGCGATCGAGCCGATCTTCTGGAAGTACAACGGCCGCCCGCACTGGGGCAAGTTGCACTCGCTCAACGCGCGAACCCTGCAACCGCTGTATCCGCGCTGGCGCGAGTTTGTCGAAGTGCGTCAGGCGCTGGACCCGCACGGGCGTTTTCTCAATGCGCATCTGGCGTCGATACTGGGAGTGAGCTGATGGCGGTCAATCGACGTAATTTCCTCCTCGGCACTTTGGGCGTCGGCGCTTTGTTGGTGGGCGTCGGTGCGTGGTTGCGGCCGGGCGACCGAGGCGGGCCGTACAGTGATTATTTTCGGGCGCTGAACAAGGCGCTGAAAGAGCACGGGCCGATGCGTCCGGTACTGTTGATCGATCTCGATCGGCTCGATCACAACATCGATGTGGTGGTGCAGTCGGTCAGGCGTGGCGGCAAGCAGTTGCGGCTGGTGGAGAAGTCGCTGCCGGCGCCGGGGCTGTTGAAGTACATAGCGCAACGCGCCGGGACGCCGCGGTTGATGTCGTTTCATCAGCCATTTCTCAATCACGATGCAGTGGCCTTTCCCGAGTCCGATATCTTGCTCGGCAAGCCGCTGCCTGTCCGTTCGGCTGAGCTGTTTTACCGCGCGCACAAAGGCGCGTTCGATCCGGTTCGGCAGTTGCAATGGCTGCTCGATGGGCCGCAGCGGTTAGAACAATATCTGGCCTTGGCGCAGGGTTTGCGTACGCGGATGCGCGTGAACATCGAGCTGGATGTCGGTCTGCATCGTGGCGGGGTCAGTGATGTGCAGGCGCTGGGGCGAATGCTGACGCTGATCAGTGCCCACCCGCAGCACCTGGAATTTGCCGGGTTCATGGGCTACGACCCGTTTGTGGGCATGGGCGTGCCGGGGATTCTCGGTTCGCCTGAAGAGTTGTTCGCCAGGGTCATGGTGATTTATCAGCGTTATGTCGATTTTACCCGGCAGCAGTTTCCGGGTTTGTGGCGGGAGGGTTTGTGCCTGAACACGGCGGGCAGTCCGAGTTATCGCATGCATGAACACGAGACGCTGTGCAGTGAGGTCTCGGTGGGGACGGCGATGCTCAAGCCGACTCACTATGATTTGCCGTCGTTGAGCGGGCATGTGCCGGCGGCGTATATCGCTACGCCGGTGTTGAAGAGTACCGGCGCGGTGAATATTCCGGCGCTGGATGGCAAGTCGAGGCTGTTTTCGTGGTGGGACCCCAATCAGCGGCAGACTTTCTTCATTTATGGGGGTAACTGGATGGCGGAGTTTGAATCGCCCATGGGGTTGCAGAGTAATGGGGTGTATGGGCGTAGTTCGAATCAGGAGATGGTCAATGGGTCGCCTGCTGTGGGCCTTGGGGTTGAGGATCAGGTGTTTTTGCGTCCTGCTCAAACGGAGTCTGTGCTGTTGCAATTTGGCGATTTGCTGGCTGTGCGGGGTGGCAGGATTGTCGATAGCTGGCCTGTTTATGCCTGATGTACTCGATCAAAACTGTGGGAGCCAGCCTGCTGGCGATGGCTTTTCTCTCAGGCGCTTCTTGATTGGTTATGGGTACATATCCATTGCTGCGGTAACGGCGGCTTAGGGTTCCGCCCTTACGGCGGGTCACCTTTTTCAAACGCCGGAGTGCCGGCCCAGCAAAAAGGTAACCCAAAACGCTTGCTCCTGCGTTCGGCCCTCGCAGGCTCGGGTCCCTTCGCTCCGGGACTGATCCGGGCGCAGCGGCTACGGTTTGCTTCGCTGCACCTCCTTCCGCTGTGTCTGGCTGCGCCAGACGGTCGCTGCGCTCCCACGCCCGGATCAATCCCTCCGCTCAGCCTTCCGATGTCGCCGGTGACGCAAGATCAAGAGCACTCGAGCTAACGCTCATTGTTGAGTGGTTAGAAGCGCCGCATGGCTTGAGATTTTCGGTGGATTCGCCCCTCACCCCAGCCCTCTCCCGAGGGAGAGGGAGCCGATCTGCTTTGGCTTTGAAAATCGCGTACGACTCGGTATCCCAGGTCGGCGTAGCACTCGCATCCACCCCGGTCAGTTCCCTCTCCCTCCGGGAGAGGGCTAGGGTGAGGGGCTTTTGATTTCCAAAAGTCGCGTTCGACTCGGTATTGCATGTCGGCGTACGCCTTGCAATCACCACGGTCAGTTCCCTCTCCCTCTGGGAGAGGGCTAGGGTGAGGGGCTTTTGATTTCCAAAAGTCGCGTTCGACTCGGTATTGCATGTCGGCGTAGCGCTCGCATTCACCCCGGTCAGTTCCCTCTCCCTCAGGGAGAGGGCTAGGGTGAGGGGCTTTTGATTTCCAAAAGTCGCGTTCGACTTGGTATTTCAGGTCGGCGTAAATCTCGCATCCACCGCGGTCAGTTCCTTCTCTCCACGGGCGGTCCGACGTTTCGGGAGGGCTAGGGTGAGGGGCTTTCGTTTTCTGGCTTCTCCCACATTGGTTTTCATACGCCTGAAATCCCCGCCAGCCCATCTCCTGTAATGAAGCTTTTATGACAAAAGTTCGGTAGCACATAGCCAGTCCGGTCATGCCTATGTAACGCGCTTGAGGGGCCCTTCGGGGTGCACTTTGCAAGCCGAGGCGGGACGCCGGGAGTGAGGCAATGGGGACTATGGAACGCTATTCGAAAGTGGGCATGCAGGAGC comes from the Pseudomonas granadensis genome and includes:
- a CDS encoding NADP-dependent glyceraldehyde-3-phosphate dehydrogenase gives rise to the protein MTTANILDNLFPSVSDIPEKYRLDAQVEQREYLVDGELRRWDGPLAQVRSPVYLQGANGDEQVILGSTPLLDAETALTALDAAVRAYDRGQGLWPTMRVAERIQHVEAFLRRMREQREAVVKLLMWEIGKNLKDSEKEFDRTCDYIVDTINALKELDRRSSRFELEQDTLGQIRRVPLGVALCMGPYNYPLNETFTTLIPALIMGNTVVFKPAKLGVLLIRPLLEAFRDSFPTGVINVIYGSGRETVSALMASGKIDIFAFIGTNKAASDLKKLHPKPHRLRAALGLDAKNPGIVLPEVDLDNAVSEALTGSLSFNGQRCTALKILFVHEDVVDSFIEKFNARLATLKPGMPWDSGVALTPLPESGKVDYLHGLVADARSKGAEVVNPHGGEARASFFYPAVLYPVNPQMRVYQEEQFGPVVPIVPYRHLDTVIDYVLESDFGQQLSIFGTNPVAVGRLVDTFANQVGRINLNAQCQRGPDTYPFNGRKNSAEGTLSVHDALRVFSIRTLVATKFQESNKDLISEIIRGRDSSFLTTDYIF
- a CDS encoding c-type cytochrome; its protein translation is MRAIRLCLWLAMATALYGCGEEPKPQPTHRNITPADPALAQIYANSCQLCHANPAANAPLTGDRQAWEPRIRQGTDTLLDHTINGYNAMPPMGQCVECSEEQFLQLIGFMADQPLPQ
- a CDS encoding D-arabinono-1,4-lactone oxidase is translated as MASHPALGQLLRAPRLIPWRNWSGAQSCLPAARLAPKNLDELTSAIQQAPGRIRPVGSAHSFSALVPTDGTLLSLSYFSGLLDHDGKTLQAEFGAGTPMSRMGVPLRDIGQALPNMADIDYQTLAGAIATSTHGTGKTFQSCSAQVCAMQLVTARGEVLDCDRQRHPEVFNAARVSLGALGVATRIRLQNRPAYRLREHQWIARTEELLEDLDKNTRENQHWEMLVVTHSDYALSIALNETNDPPTPPISPEEEGGNEFVNLIEKLDKYASDFPDLRRTLLNSLRHLASFEDRVGDSFDIYANVRTVRFNEMEYSVPAEHGPACLREILKLIEDKDLRTWFPIEYRYVKADDIALSMFEGRDSCSISVHQHYQMDHHNFFAAIEPIFWKYNGRPHWGKLHSLNARTLQPLYPRWREFVEVRQALDPHGRFLNAHLASILGVS
- a CDS encoding DSD1 family PLP-dependent enzyme, which encodes MRPGDRGGPYSDYFRALNKALKEHGPMRPVLLIDLDRLDHNIDVVVQSVRRGGKQLRLVEKSLPAPGLLKYIAQRAGTPRLMSFHQPFLNHDAVAFPESDILLGKPLPVRSAELFYRAHKGAFDPVRQLQWLLDGPQRLEQYLALAQGLRTRMRVNIELDVGLHRGGVSDVQALGRMLTLISAHPQHLEFAGFMGYDPFVGMGVPGILGSPEELFARVMVIYQRYVDFTRQQFPGLWREGLCLNTAGSPSYRMHEHETLCSEVSVGTAMLKPTHYDLPSLSGHVPAAYIATPVLKSTGAVNIPALDGKSRLFSWWDPNQRQTFFIYGGNWMAEFESPMGLQSNGVYGRSSNQEMVNGSPAVGLGVEDQVFLRPAQTESVLLQFGDLLAVRGGRIVDSWPVYA